A window from Gallus gallus isolate bGalGal1 chromosome 7, bGalGal1.mat.broiler.GRCg7b, whole genome shotgun sequence encodes these proteins:
- the CFAP65 gene encoding cilia- and flagella-associated protein 65: MATGVMLRGAEPELGGEMLAEVQGEPPNPDPLRRRCCGCARKPSSRKAQKKGTFWGIEVAETLQWRGWELGKEVIKHLVLKNVHEKTQKLSYRCPSTRFFITVFPQPIALSPGMSLTLPVIFRPTEKRDYEDSICFQKAEGEFSVTLRAVLPHPCLSFPSAVQLPLCAVHSAAETTFTVRNVGDLTTVFAWETPSPFSMTPEHGVLSVGAECTVKVLFQPKAAAVCNVIATCWFGVEEKQKRTMQLRAQAKYPYLQVNVPGEQHKGAQPGKLQDVLCFGSVPVGTSVEKCVEILNMSAVDAPCMIERAKDPLLQDHVFSCDVSHAVVPAKGKLALCIRFQPQAVGEHSTDYFTVTPTGCLQQTVLKMVGSCKGPLVSLHQSSVDFDWINLGESSTQMLKISNVSDVPAYYQFDIDGRGSVFSLDRPCGVLEGTTTLVLKVTFRPAHPISYHRRVVCLVHHQEPLYVDFFGTCHSDTAKPAILQARHLSWYRTNTVRGLTFYPPDILSVMLKDGKLLMDEKRALMLLPEIPLDKPPKEYTEASSMSEYFYDGISSDLALFPPHVSVSPREHDFGRCVPLCKAEPLPLCVTNHTKGKITVAWTPSYGSAFQVTPESCDIPPLKSSAFRVLFQPTQLNSLYAAELEGFAFYKVLRQYSNIEEDATICPPWCLTIRLRAHTYEAKREHFIPQYLLDVPKTFPPVASDTDTYCSALLSNTGTSMITFSVNQAACPSVLVKPHSGHIMPGGHQIFFLSTRPVNTVSQQHILPLQLNSYPGYTKEIVLRSCAESLLLLLEGDGKLYFKPVCIGTSSTQRYTIKNCTRLPMAFTWKIHLSDSKLLSVRPAAGLLQPYEAMAQAWTFTPDNVTKYLLRAVVFVGWESPAPVSPQSIHYNLRIIGEGALGTIRAQKEHVDLGNVLVGNLKDCSMVLLNDGICSLQYILSVEQLITGLCDPEEVCSDPMALELEHSRGTIPARSKAFVRVTVRPARQLHYTWSISYAICTPAVPDLASTKAEQHPLCCIEATGVHPTIRIAAACSAGSTSGISRLLLWRLLSLDTLNEYLQRDPAPSELTYRVPTRHSTCLIPPIYTPLQLDFNFGAAPIGSEPALVMLLLVNNGVVPVEWAFLFPSDQKMDMEHWAEDANLSPRELHQMRIQDNQLFSVSPKSGKLLPGQEEAVQLSHRHDFVGTDHLPVLLKASYGHEILLNFRGVTVEKEQRYVHFASSKHLLTPIAIGTSHPPIQIYELYNGGSTTVMFEVQLDSITRVQKDNYQHPVFICLTPRGEIAPGTTGHIEWIFSPLEARTYLVDVPIHILGGDSALITFQGEGYDPKATGESATFREVLSPSVLLGSTKLTVPGQAASLSHHRICFGNIPDRTRASRLVFLNNISEDKAVVFTWRTGSVKDSEVLQIVPEQGVVQPRGSTPCFITLQPSGRVSLYSADLVCEVYIQESLVQYERDLQEWEREKERQAVEFTITEQDLRAEKKPRPPAGRSSDSAETANLCEPSAVVRKYKTLPPVKNHPAANQPAGHLQRRLLSSKEASHVWVKPEPPRPILLHLDVTARSHSTEDFFSNFTSEFPKYFLPRPSIHQLLFVDGSVDRDRMEKDPEWLSLATASKEELQIVTDVLIGVIRDLLENTQFHDAVRRSLQEPIPYFSQFQREETAKTQHRGQCSTIPSSLSASPDLFTEENGEKKETSQESSPSNDVLGSWEGLSEVLRHEQLREQKMMMKSRPLGVWWRWCWKTPCRTSWWKPAVGRWCSQPSPRSLLCPPDPSEEPPVQHPNPQEHSCGTACSLSSASTSHLHSSSHPRVVQSRSNPPTSGLDASTLPASKAVHPDRVPQLRFESSSSSLLLWLRCSSCRQ; this comes from the exons ATGGCAACGGGAGTGATGCTACGTGGGGCTGAGCCGGAGCTGGGAGGCGAG aTGCTGGCTGAGGTGCAGGGGGAGCCCCCCAACCCGGACCCTCTCCGGAGGCgatgctgtggctgtgccaggAAG CCATCCTCGAGAAAGGCACAGAAGAAAGGCACATTTTGGGGCATTGAAGTGGCAGAAACACTCCAGTGGCGTGGCTGGGAGCTCGGAAAAGAGGTGATCAAACATCTGGTCCTGAAAAACGTCCACGAGAAAACCCAGAAGCTGAGCTACAG ATGCCCTTCCACGCGGTTCTTCATCACTGTTTTCCCCCAGCCAATTGCCCTGAGCCCTGGCATGTCCTTAACCCTGCCCGTCATTTTCCGGCCCACTGAAAAG AGGGACTACGAAGACAGCATCTGCTTTCAGAAGGCCGAGGGTGAGTTCTCTGTCACCCTGCGTGCTGTGCTCCCACATCCCTGCCTGTCCTTCCCGTCTGCTGTCCAGTTgcccctctgtgctgtgcacagcGCCGCAGAGACGACATTCACTGTACGCAATGTGGG TGATCTCACCACGGTGTTTGCCTGGGAGACACCCAGCCCCTTCTCCATGACTCCTGAGCACGGCGTGCTGAGTGTGGGTGCTGAGTGCACCGTTAAGGtgctcttccaacccaaggcagcTGCGGTGTGCAACGTGATAGCAACGTGTTGGTTTGGTGTTGAAGAGAAGCAAAAGAGAACCATGCAGCTAAGAGCCCAGG CCAAATACCCCTATCTGCAAGTGAACGTGCCGGGGGAACAGCACAAAGGTGCACAGCCTGGCAAGTTACAGGATGTGCTGTGCTTCGGATCGGTGCCAGTGGGCACAAGCGTGGAGAAGTGTGTAGAAATCCTCAACATGTCTGCG GTTGATGCACCATGTATGATAGAAAGAGCAAAAGACCCTCTGCTCCAAGATCACGTCTTCTCCTGCGACGTATCCCATGCTGTTGTCCCTGCCAAAGGGAAGCTGGCCTTGTGCATACGGTTCCAGCCACAGGCAGTAGGAGAGCACAGCACGGATTATTTCACCGTCACACCCACTGGGTGCCTCCAGCAGACCGTTCTGAAGATGGTTGGCTCATGTAAAG GCCCTTTGGTGTCCCTGCACCAATCCTCTGTAGACTTCGACTGGATCAATCTTGGGGAAAGCTCAACGCAGATGCTGAAAATCAGCAATGTCTCAGATGTCCCGGCATACTACCAGTTTGACATTGATGGCAGGGGGAGCGTCTTCTCTTTGGATCGCCCCTGTGGGGTCTTGGAGGGCACAACAACCCTGGTGCTGAAGGTGACCTTTCGCCCTGCTCACCCCATCAGCTATCACCGCAGAGTGGTGTGCCTCGTCCACCACCAG GAACCCCTGTATGTGGACTTCTTTGGTACCTGCCATTCAGACACCGCTAAGCCAGCCATCCTGCAGGCGAGACACCTCTCCTGGTACCGAACCAACACGGTGAGGGGGCTGACCTTCTATCCCCCCGATATCCTAAGCGTGATGCTGAAGGATGGGAAGCTGCTGATGGATGAGAAGAGGGCCCTCATGCTGCTTCCTGAG ATCCCTCTGGACAAGCCCCCCAAGGAATACACTGAAGCCAGCTCCATGAGTGAATATTTCTATGATGGCATAAGCAGCGACCTGGCCTTGTTTCCACCTCACGTTAGCGTCAGCCCCAGGGAGCACGATTTTGGGCGCTGCGTGCCGCTCTGCAAGGCAGAACCGCTTCCTCTCTGTGTCACCAACCACACCAAAGGAAAGATCACCGTTGCCTGGACTCCAAGCTATGGCAGTGCCTTCCAAGTGACCCCCGAAAGCTGTGACATCCCTCCTTTGAAGTCTTCGGCCTTCCGTGTCCTTTTCCAGCCCACCCAGCTCAACAGCCTTTATGCCGCAGAGCTGGAGGGTTTTGCCTTCTACAAG GTACTGAGGCAATACAGCAACATTGAGGAAGATGCCACCATCTGCCCACCCTGGTGCCTGACCATCAGGCTGAGGGCGCACACATATGAAGCAAAACGGGAGCACTTCATCCCACAGTACCTCCTGGATGTCCCCAAG ACCTTTCCTCCTGTGGCTTCTGACACGGACACCTACTGCAGCGCTCTGCTCTCAAACACAGGCACCTCAATGATAACCTTCAGCGTGAACCAAGCTGCTTGTCCCTCTGTTTTGGTGAAGCCCCACTCAGGACACATCATGCCAGGAGGCCaccagattttctttctctccactCGCCCAGTTAACACTGTATcacagcagcacatcctgcCCTTGCAGCTCAACTCCTACCCAGGGTACACCAAG GAGATCGTGCTCCGGAGTTGTGCAGAGTCCCTTCTCTTGCTCTTAGAAGGTGATGGGAAACTATACTTCAAGCCTGTTTGCATAGGGACCTCCTCAACACAAAGGTATACCATAAAGAACTGCACAAGACTACCCATGGCCTTCACATGGAAGATCCACCTCTCTGACAGCAAGCTCCTGTCCGTCAGACCAGCAGCAGGGCTCCTCCAGCCCTATGAAGCCATG GCTCAAGCATGGACTTTTACCCCTGACAACGTGACCAAGTATCTCCTGCGAGCTGTAGTGTTTGTGGGCTGGGAAAGCCCGGCACCCGTGTCACCCCAGAGTATCCATTATAATTTAAGGATCATTGGAGAGGGGGCACTGGGCACCATCAGG GCACAAAAGGAACACGTGGACCTTGGAAATGTTCTGGTTGGCAACCTGAAAGACTGCAGCATGGTACTGCTGAATGATGGGATCTGTTCTCTTCAGTACATCCTCAGCGTGGAGCAGCTGATCACCGGGCTTTGTGACCCCGAGGAAGTCTGCAGTGATCCGATGG CTTTGGAACTGGAACACTCCAGAGGGACAATCCCTGCAAGGTCAAAAGCTTTTGTGCGAGTAACAGTCAGGCCAGCCCGGCAGCTGCACTACACCTGGTCCATCAGCTATGCAATCTGCACCCCTGCAG TTCCAGATCTTGCAAGtacaaaagcagagcagcatcccCTGTGCTGCATAGAAGCGACAGGCGTCCACCCAACGATCCGCATCGCTGCCGCCTGCTCAGCAGGGAGTACCAGCGGCATCAGCAGGCTGCTCCTCTGGAGGCTGCTCTCCCTGGACACCCTGAATGAATACCTGCAGCGAGACCCGGCTCCCAGTGAGCTCACCTACAGGGTTCCCACCAGGCACAG CACGTGCTTGATCCCCCCCATATACACACCTCTCCAGCTGGATTTCAACTTTGGGGCTGCCCCCATAGGCTCGGAGCCTGCCCTTGTGATGCTCCTGCTGGTGAACAACGGTGTGGTGCCTGTGGAGTG GgccttcctctttccttctgacCAGAAGATGGACATGGAGCACTGGGCAGAGGATGCAAATCTCAGCCCTCGGGAGCTGCACCAGATGAGAATTCAGGATAACCAGCTCTTCAGCGTTTCCCCTAAGTCAGGGAAGCTTCTTCCAGGACAAGAGGAAGCTGTCCAGCTCTCACACAG ACACGATTTCGTTGGCACCGATCACCTGCCGGTGTTGCTGAAGGCTTCCTATGGCCATGAGATTCTG CTGAACTTCAGAGGTGTGACAGTGGAGAAGGAGCAGCGGTACGTTCATTTTGCTTCCTCCAAGCATCTCCTCACGCCCATTGCCATTGGGACATCCCACCCCCCCATACAG ATTTATGAACTCTACAACGGCGGCTCCACAACAGTCATGTTTGAGGTTCAGCTGGACAGCATCACGAGGGTGCAGAAGGACAATTATCAGCACCCTGTATTTATCTGCTTGACTCCCAGAGGGGAAATCGCCCCTGGCACTACAGGTCATATTGAGTGGATCTTCTCACCACTGGAAGCCAGAACATACTTG GTTGATGTTCCCATCCACATCCTGGGGGGTGATTCAGCTCTGATCACCTTCCAGGGGGAAGGCTACGATCCAAAAGCCACAGGAGAGAGTGccactttcagagaagttttgtCCCCTTCGGTCCTCCTGGGTTCCACCAAACTAACTGTGCCTGGGCAG GCTGCCTCCTTATCACACCACAGGATTTGCTTTGGGAATATCCCAGACCGCACCAGAGCCAGCCGACTGGTCTTTCTCAATAATATCTCAGAGGACAAGGCAGTTGTGTTCACCTGGAGGACAGGCAGTGTGAAAGACAGTGAG GTACTGCAGATTGTCCCAGAGCAGGGAGTTGTGCAGCCCAGAGGGAGCACCCCCTGCTTCATCACTCTGCAGCCTTCAGGGAGGGTGTCCCTCTACAGTGCAGACCTGGTGTGTGAG GTGTACATCCAGGAGTCCCTGGTTCAGTATGAGAGGGACCTGCAGGAgtgggaaagggagaaggagcGGCAGGCGGTGGAGTTCACCATCACAGAGCAGGACCTCAGGGCTGAGAAGAAGCCCAGGCCGCCCGCTGGG agaTCATCAGATTCTGCTGAGACAGCAAATCTCTGTGAGCCCTCAGCAGTGGTCAGGAAATACAAG ACGCTGCCCCCCGTTAAGAACCACCCAGCAGCCAACCAGCCTGCGGGACACCTGCAGAGGAGGCTGCTGTCAAGCAAAGAAGCCAGCCATGTGTGGGTCAAGCCTGAGCCTCCCAGGCCCATCCTTTTACACCTTGACGTGACAGCAAGGTCCCACTCTACTGAGGACTTCTTCAGCAACTTCACCTCGGAGTTCCCCAAATACTTCTTGCCCCG CCCCAGCATCCACCAGCTGCTGTTTGTGGATGGGAGTGTGGACAGAGACAGGATGGAGAAGGACCCCGAATGGCTGTCCCTGGCTACTGCTTCCAAAGAGGAACTGCAGATAGTGACGGACGTGCTGATAGGCGTCATCAG GGACCTCTTGGAGAACACCCAGTTCCACGATGCAGTGAGGAGAAGCCTGCAGGAGCCCATCCCATATTTCTCCCAGTTTCAGCgtgaagaaacagcaaagacCCAACACAGAGGACAGTGCTCCACCATCCCCTCCAGCCTCTCTGCTTCCCCAGATCTTTTCACCGAGGAgaatggagagaagaaagaaacgAGCCAAGAATCCTCTCCCAGCAATGATGTTCTGGGCTCTTGGGAGGGGCTGAGTGAGGTTCTTCGCCatgagcagctgagggagcagaagatgatgatgaagag CCGGCCTTTGGGAGTCTGGTGGAGATGGTGCTGGAAAACACCCTGCAGAACATCCTGGTGGAAGCCAGCTGTGGGGAGGTGGTGCTCACAGCCCAGCCCAAGGTCATTGCTCTGCCCCCCAGACCCTTCCGAAG aaccGCCAGTCCAGCACCCTAACCCTCAAGAGCATAGCTGTGGCACGGCGTGCTCCTTGAGCTCTGCAAGCACATCGCATCTCCACTCTTCATCCCATCCTCGTGTTGTCCAGAGCCGCTCCAACCCTCCCACCTCAGGACTCGATGCCAGCACGCTGCCTGCCTCCAAGGCTGTGCATCCTGACCGTGTCCCCCAGCTCCGGTTTGAAtcttccagcagctccttgctccTATGGCtgcgctgcagctcctgcaggcagtGA
- the CFAP65 gene encoding cilia- and flagella-associated protein 65 isoform X3 has translation MATGVMLRGAEPELGGEMLAEVQGEPPNPDPLRRRCCGCARKPSSRKAQKKGTFWGIEVAETLQWRGWELGKEVIKHLVLKNVHEKTQKLSYRCPSTRFFITVFPQPIALSPGMSLTLPVIFRPTEKRDYEDSICFQKAEGEFSVTLRAVLPHPCLSFPSAVQLPLCAVHSAAETTFTVRNVGDLTTVFAWETPSPFSMTPEHGVLSVGAECTVKVLFQPKAAAVCNVIATCWFGVEEKQKRTMQLRAQAKYPYLQVNVPGEQHKGAQPGKLQDVLCFGSVPVGTSVEKCVEILNMSAVDAPCMIERAKDPLLQDHVFSCDVSHAVVPAKGKLALCIRFQPQAVGEHSTDYFTVTPTGCLQQTVLKMVGSCKGPLVSLHQSSVDFDWINLGESSTQMLKISNVSDVPAYYQFDIDGRGSVFSLDRPCGVLEGTTTLVLKVTFRPAHPISYHRRVVCLVHHQEPLYVDFFGTCHSDTAKPAILQARHLSWYRTNTVRGLTFYPPDILSVMLKDGKLLMDEKRALMLLPEIPLDKPPKEYTEASSMSEYFYDGISSDLALFPPHVSVSPREHDFGRCVPLCKAEPLPLCVTNHTKGKITVAWTPSYGSAFQVTPESCDIPPLKSSAFRVLFQPTQLNSLYAAELEGFAFYKVLRQYSNIEEDATICPPWCLTIRLRAHTYEAKREHFIPQYLLDVPKTFPPVASDTDTYCSALLSNTGTSMITFSVNQAACPSVLVKPHSGHIMPGGHQIFFLSTRPVNTVSQQHILPLQLNSYPGYTKEIVLRSCAESLLLLLEGDGKLYFKPVCIGTSSTQRYTIKNCTRLPMAFTWKIHLSDSKLLSVRPAAGLLQPYEAMAQAWTFTPDNVTKYLLRAVVFVGWESPAPVSPQSIHYNLRIIGEGALGTIRAQKEHVDLGNVLVGNLKDCSMVLLNDGICSLQYILSVEQLITGLCDPEEVCSDPMALELEHSRGTIPARSKAFVRVTVRPARQLHYTWSISYAICTPAVPDLASTKAEQHPLCCIEATGVHPTIRIAAACSAGSTSGISRLLLWRLLSLDTLNEYLQRDPAPSELTYRVPTRHSTCLIPPIYTPLQLDFNFGAAPIGSEPALVMLLLVNNGVVPVEWAFLFPSDQKMDMEHWAEDANLSPRELHQMRIQDNQLFSVSPKSGKLLPGQEEAVQLSHRHDFVGTDHLPVLLKASYGHEILLNFRGVTVEKEQRYVHFASSKHLLTPIAIGTSHPPIQIYELYNGGSTTVMFEVQLDSITRVQKDNYQHPVFICLTPRGEIAPGTTGHIEWIFSPLEARTYLVDVPIHILGGDSALITFQGEGYDPKATGESATFREVLSPSVLLGSTKLTVPGQAASLSHHRICFGNIPDRTRASRLVFLNNISEDKAVVFTWRTGSVKDSEVLQIVPEQGVVQPRGSTPCFITLQPSGRVSLYSADLVCEVYIQESLVQYERDLQEWEREKERQAVEFTITEQDLRAEKKPRPPAGRSSDSAETANLCEPSAVVRKYKTLPPVKNHPAANQPAGHLQRRLLSSKEASHVWVKPEPPRPILLHLDVTARSHSTEDFFSNFTSEFPKYFLPRPSIHQLLFVDGSVDRDRMEKDPEWLSLATASKEELQIVTDVLIGVIRDLLENTQFHDAVRRSLQEPIPYFSQFQREETAKTQHRGQCSTIPSSLSASPDLFTEENGEKKETSQESSPSNDVLGSWEGLSEVLRHEQLREQKMMMKRQPAFGSLVEMVLENTLQNILVEASCGEVVLTAQPKVIALPPRPFRRTASPAP, from the exons ATGGCAACGGGAGTGATGCTACGTGGGGCTGAGCCGGAGCTGGGAGGCGAG aTGCTGGCTGAGGTGCAGGGGGAGCCCCCCAACCCGGACCCTCTCCGGAGGCgatgctgtggctgtgccaggAAG CCATCCTCGAGAAAGGCACAGAAGAAAGGCACATTTTGGGGCATTGAAGTGGCAGAAACACTCCAGTGGCGTGGCTGGGAGCTCGGAAAAGAGGTGATCAAACATCTGGTCCTGAAAAACGTCCACGAGAAAACCCAGAAGCTGAGCTACAG ATGCCCTTCCACGCGGTTCTTCATCACTGTTTTCCCCCAGCCAATTGCCCTGAGCCCTGGCATGTCCTTAACCCTGCCCGTCATTTTCCGGCCCACTGAAAAG AGGGACTACGAAGACAGCATCTGCTTTCAGAAGGCCGAGGGTGAGTTCTCTGTCACCCTGCGTGCTGTGCTCCCACATCCCTGCCTGTCCTTCCCGTCTGCTGTCCAGTTgcccctctgtgctgtgcacagcGCCGCAGAGACGACATTCACTGTACGCAATGTGGG TGATCTCACCACGGTGTTTGCCTGGGAGACACCCAGCCCCTTCTCCATGACTCCTGAGCACGGCGTGCTGAGTGTGGGTGCTGAGTGCACCGTTAAGGtgctcttccaacccaaggcagcTGCGGTGTGCAACGTGATAGCAACGTGTTGGTTTGGTGTTGAAGAGAAGCAAAAGAGAACCATGCAGCTAAGAGCCCAGG CCAAATACCCCTATCTGCAAGTGAACGTGCCGGGGGAACAGCACAAAGGTGCACAGCCTGGCAAGTTACAGGATGTGCTGTGCTTCGGATCGGTGCCAGTGGGCACAAGCGTGGAGAAGTGTGTAGAAATCCTCAACATGTCTGCG GTTGATGCACCATGTATGATAGAAAGAGCAAAAGACCCTCTGCTCCAAGATCACGTCTTCTCCTGCGACGTATCCCATGCTGTTGTCCCTGCCAAAGGGAAGCTGGCCTTGTGCATACGGTTCCAGCCACAGGCAGTAGGAGAGCACAGCACGGATTATTTCACCGTCACACCCACTGGGTGCCTCCAGCAGACCGTTCTGAAGATGGTTGGCTCATGTAAAG GCCCTTTGGTGTCCCTGCACCAATCCTCTGTAGACTTCGACTGGATCAATCTTGGGGAAAGCTCAACGCAGATGCTGAAAATCAGCAATGTCTCAGATGTCCCGGCATACTACCAGTTTGACATTGATGGCAGGGGGAGCGTCTTCTCTTTGGATCGCCCCTGTGGGGTCTTGGAGGGCACAACAACCCTGGTGCTGAAGGTGACCTTTCGCCCTGCTCACCCCATCAGCTATCACCGCAGAGTGGTGTGCCTCGTCCACCACCAG GAACCCCTGTATGTGGACTTCTTTGGTACCTGCCATTCAGACACCGCTAAGCCAGCCATCCTGCAGGCGAGACACCTCTCCTGGTACCGAACCAACACGGTGAGGGGGCTGACCTTCTATCCCCCCGATATCCTAAGCGTGATGCTGAAGGATGGGAAGCTGCTGATGGATGAGAAGAGGGCCCTCATGCTGCTTCCTGAG ATCCCTCTGGACAAGCCCCCCAAGGAATACACTGAAGCCAGCTCCATGAGTGAATATTTCTATGATGGCATAAGCAGCGACCTGGCCTTGTTTCCACCTCACGTTAGCGTCAGCCCCAGGGAGCACGATTTTGGGCGCTGCGTGCCGCTCTGCAAGGCAGAACCGCTTCCTCTCTGTGTCACCAACCACACCAAAGGAAAGATCACCGTTGCCTGGACTCCAAGCTATGGCAGTGCCTTCCAAGTGACCCCCGAAAGCTGTGACATCCCTCCTTTGAAGTCTTCGGCCTTCCGTGTCCTTTTCCAGCCCACCCAGCTCAACAGCCTTTATGCCGCAGAGCTGGAGGGTTTTGCCTTCTACAAG GTACTGAGGCAATACAGCAACATTGAGGAAGATGCCACCATCTGCCCACCCTGGTGCCTGACCATCAGGCTGAGGGCGCACACATATGAAGCAAAACGGGAGCACTTCATCCCACAGTACCTCCTGGATGTCCCCAAG ACCTTTCCTCCTGTGGCTTCTGACACGGACACCTACTGCAGCGCTCTGCTCTCAAACACAGGCACCTCAATGATAACCTTCAGCGTGAACCAAGCTGCTTGTCCCTCTGTTTTGGTGAAGCCCCACTCAGGACACATCATGCCAGGAGGCCaccagattttctttctctccactCGCCCAGTTAACACTGTATcacagcagcacatcctgcCCTTGCAGCTCAACTCCTACCCAGGGTACACCAAG GAGATCGTGCTCCGGAGTTGTGCAGAGTCCCTTCTCTTGCTCTTAGAAGGTGATGGGAAACTATACTTCAAGCCTGTTTGCATAGGGACCTCCTCAACACAAAGGTATACCATAAAGAACTGCACAAGACTACCCATGGCCTTCACATGGAAGATCCACCTCTCTGACAGCAAGCTCCTGTCCGTCAGACCAGCAGCAGGGCTCCTCCAGCCCTATGAAGCCATG GCTCAAGCATGGACTTTTACCCCTGACAACGTGACCAAGTATCTCCTGCGAGCTGTAGTGTTTGTGGGCTGGGAAAGCCCGGCACCCGTGTCACCCCAGAGTATCCATTATAATTTAAGGATCATTGGAGAGGGGGCACTGGGCACCATCAGG GCACAAAAGGAACACGTGGACCTTGGAAATGTTCTGGTTGGCAACCTGAAAGACTGCAGCATGGTACTGCTGAATGATGGGATCTGTTCTCTTCAGTACATCCTCAGCGTGGAGCAGCTGATCACCGGGCTTTGTGACCCCGAGGAAGTCTGCAGTGATCCGATGG CTTTGGAACTGGAACACTCCAGAGGGACAATCCCTGCAAGGTCAAAAGCTTTTGTGCGAGTAACAGTCAGGCCAGCCCGGCAGCTGCACTACACCTGGTCCATCAGCTATGCAATCTGCACCCCTGCAG TTCCAGATCTTGCAAGtacaaaagcagagcagcatcccCTGTGCTGCATAGAAGCGACAGGCGTCCACCCAACGATCCGCATCGCTGCCGCCTGCTCAGCAGGGAGTACCAGCGGCATCAGCAGGCTGCTCCTCTGGAGGCTGCTCTCCCTGGACACCCTGAATGAATACCTGCAGCGAGACCCGGCTCCCAGTGAGCTCACCTACAGGGTTCCCACCAGGCACAG CACGTGCTTGATCCCCCCCATATACACACCTCTCCAGCTGGATTTCAACTTTGGGGCTGCCCCCATAGGCTCGGAGCCTGCCCTTGTGATGCTCCTGCTGGTGAACAACGGTGTGGTGCCTGTGGAGTG GgccttcctctttccttctgacCAGAAGATGGACATGGAGCACTGGGCAGAGGATGCAAATCTCAGCCCTCGGGAGCTGCACCAGATGAGAATTCAGGATAACCAGCTCTTCAGCGTTTCCCCTAAGTCAGGGAAGCTTCTTCCAGGACAAGAGGAAGCTGTCCAGCTCTCACACAG ACACGATTTCGTTGGCACCGATCACCTGCCGGTGTTGCTGAAGGCTTCCTATGGCCATGAGATTCTG CTGAACTTCAGAGGTGTGACAGTGGAGAAGGAGCAGCGGTACGTTCATTTTGCTTCCTCCAAGCATCTCCTCACGCCCATTGCCATTGGGACATCCCACCCCCCCATACAG ATTTATGAACTCTACAACGGCGGCTCCACAACAGTCATGTTTGAGGTTCAGCTGGACAGCATCACGAGGGTGCAGAAGGACAATTATCAGCACCCTGTATTTATCTGCTTGACTCCCAGAGGGGAAATCGCCCCTGGCACTACAGGTCATATTGAGTGGATCTTCTCACCACTGGAAGCCAGAACATACTTG GTTGATGTTCCCATCCACATCCTGGGGGGTGATTCAGCTCTGATCACCTTCCAGGGGGAAGGCTACGATCCAAAAGCCACAGGAGAGAGTGccactttcagagaagttttgtCCCCTTCGGTCCTCCTGGGTTCCACCAAACTAACTGTGCCTGGGCAG GCTGCCTCCTTATCACACCACAGGATTTGCTTTGGGAATATCCCAGACCGCACCAGAGCCAGCCGACTGGTCTTTCTCAATAATATCTCAGAGGACAAGGCAGTTGTGTTCACCTGGAGGACAGGCAGTGTGAAAGACAGTGAG GTACTGCAGATTGTCCCAGAGCAGGGAGTTGTGCAGCCCAGAGGGAGCACCCCCTGCTTCATCACTCTGCAGCCTTCAGGGAGGGTGTCCCTCTACAGTGCAGACCTGGTGTGTGAG GTGTACATCCAGGAGTCCCTGGTTCAGTATGAGAGGGACCTGCAGGAgtgggaaagggagaaggagcGGCAGGCGGTGGAGTTCACCATCACAGAGCAGGACCTCAGGGCTGAGAAGAAGCCCAGGCCGCCCGCTGGG agaTCATCAGATTCTGCTGAGACAGCAAATCTCTGTGAGCCCTCAGCAGTGGTCAGGAAATACAAG ACGCTGCCCCCCGTTAAGAACCACCCAGCAGCCAACCAGCCTGCGGGACACCTGCAGAGGAGGCTGCTGTCAAGCAAAGAAGCCAGCCATGTGTGGGTCAAGCCTGAGCCTCCCAGGCCCATCCTTTTACACCTTGACGTGACAGCAAGGTCCCACTCTACTGAGGACTTCTTCAGCAACTTCACCTCGGAGTTCCCCAAATACTTCTTGCCCCG CCCCAGCATCCACCAGCTGCTGTTTGTGGATGGGAGTGTGGACAGAGACAGGATGGAGAAGGACCCCGAATGGCTGTCCCTGGCTACTGCTTCCAAAGAGGAACTGCAGATAGTGACGGACGTGCTGATAGGCGTCATCAG GGACCTCTTGGAGAACACCCAGTTCCACGATGCAGTGAGGAGAAGCCTGCAGGAGCCCATCCCATATTTCTCCCAGTTTCAGCgtgaagaaacagcaaagacCCAACACAGAGGACAGTGCTCCACCATCCCCTCCAGCCTCTCTGCTTCCCCAGATCTTTTCACCGAGGAgaatggagagaagaaagaaacgAGCCAAGAATCCTCTCCCAGCAATGATGTTCTGGGCTCTTGGGAGGGGCTGAGTGAGGTTCTTCGCCatgagcagctgagggagcagaagatgatgatgaagag GCAGCCGGCCTTTGGGAGTCTGGTGGAGATGGTGCTGGAAAACACCCTGCAGAACATCCTGGTGGAAGCCAGCTGTGGGGAGGTGGTGCTCACAGCCCAGCCCAAGGTCATTGCTCTGCCCCCCAGACCCTTCCGAAG aaccGCCAGTCCAGCACCCTAA